From the Panthera leo isolate Ple1 chromosome C1, P.leo_Ple1_pat1.1, whole genome shotgun sequence genome, one window contains:
- the SMPDL3B gene encoding acid sphingomyelinase-like phosphodiesterase 3b, whose amino-acid sequence MRLFKLLIFLAHWGVTRAEPGKFWHISDLHLDPDYKVSEDPLQVCPSAGSQPVPNAGPWGDYLCDSPWVLINSSIYAMKEIEPKPDFILWTGDDTPHVPNERLGEAAVLAIVDRLTRLIREVFPGTKVYAALGNHDFHPKNQLPAGGNSIYDQVAELWRPWLSNESIALFKEGAFYAEKLPGLSGAGRVVVLNTNLYYGNNEQTAGMADPARQFQWLEDVLTNASRAKEMVYIIGHVPPGFFEKTRNKAWFREGFNEEYLKVVRKHHHVIAGQFFGHHHTDSFRMFYDDTGAPISVMFLTPGVTPWKTTLPGVVNGANNPGIRVFEYDRATLSLQDMVTYFVNLSQANEKGIPLWELEYRLTEAYGVPDAGSRSMHAALGRIASDPGTLQRYYVYNSVSYDREACDPACSAEHVCAMREVAFDAYAACLRAPGAAPAPRLALLLAALLGLRALLAP is encoded by the exons GGAAGTTCTGGCACATCTCGGACCTGCACCTTGACCCTGACTACAAGGTATCTGAAGACCCCCTCCAGGTGTGCCCATCAGCTGGCTCCCAGCCGGTGCCCAATGCAGGCCCCTGGGGTGACTACCTCTGCGACTCTCCCTGGGTCCTCATCAACTCCTCCATCTATGCCATGAAGGAGATCGAGCCCAAGCCAGACTTCATCCTCTGGACCGG TGACGACACACCTCATGTGCCCAatgagaggctgggagaggcagcTGTGCTGGCGATTGTGGACCGCCTGACCAGGCTCATCAGAGAGGTCTTTCCAG GTACTAAAGTCTACGCTGCTTTGGGGAATCATGACTTTCACCCCAAGAACCAGCTCCCAGCAGGGGGCAACAGCATCTATGATCAGGTAGCAGAACTGTGGAGGCCCTGGCTCAGTAACGAATCCATCGCTCTCTTCAAAGAAG GTGCCTTCTATGCCGAGAAGCTGCCTGGACTGAGTGGGGCTGGGCGTGTCGTCGTCCTCAACACCAACCTGTACTACGGCAACAATGAGCAAACAGCGGGCATGGCCGACCCCGCTCGGCAGTTCCAGTGGTTGGAAGACGTGCTGACCAATGCATCCCGAGCTAAGGAAATG GTGTACATTATTGGCCACGTGCCCCCAGGGTTCTTTGAGAAGACTCGGAACAAAGCTTGGTTCCGGGAGGGCTTCAATGAGGAGTACTTGAAGGTGGTCCGGAAGCACCATCATGTCATCGCGGGGCAGTTCTTCGGTCACCACCACACTGACAGCTTCCGGATGTTTTATGATGATACAG GTGCCCCCATCAGCGTCATGTTCCTTACACCGGGGGTCACCCCATGGAAAACCACCTTACCTGGAGTGGTCAACGGGGCCAACAATCCAGGCATCCGGGTGTTTGAATATGACCGAGCCACACTGAGCCTGCAG gaCATGGTGACCTACTTCGTGAACCTGAGCCAGGCGAACGAAAAGGGGATCCCCCTCTGGGAGCTTGAGTACCGGTTGACGGAGGCCTACGGGGTGCCCGACGCAGGCTCCCGCTCCATGCACGCGGCGCTGGGCCGCATCGCCAGCGACCCCGGCACGTTGCAGCGCTACTACGTTTACAACTCGGTCAGCTACGACAGGGAGGCCTGCGACCCGGCCTGCAGCGCCGAGCACGTGTGCGCGATGCGCGAGGTGGCCTTCGACGCTTACGCCGCCTGCCTGCGCGCCCCCGGCGCCGCGCCCGCGCCCCGGCTCGCGCTCCTGCTCGCGGCGCTGCTGGGCCTGCGCGCGCTGCTAGCGCCGTGA
- the XKR8 gene encoding XK-related protein 8 has protein sequence MPWLPRAALLWDLVLGFLGTAAFLVDLGADLWAAGQYVLSGRYLWAALVLALLGLASVALQLFSWVWLRADPVGLHASQPPGRCLALLHLLQLGYLYRCVQGLQQGLLVWQQEAPSDFDLAYADFLTLDISMLRLFETFLETTPQLMLVLAIVLQSGGAESYQWVGICTSFVGISWALLDYHRALRTCLPSKPPLGPGSSVVYFLWNLLLLWPRVFVVALFSALFPHYVALHFLGLWLVLLFWVWLQGTDFMPDSCSEWLYRATVATILYFSWFNVAEGRTRGRAAIHLVFLLSDSVLMAVTWLTHIAWLPSGIPLQTLLPVGGVCVLLGLALRLVYYRWLHPSCRWEPDRVDGTRGLGSLEWRQLPQNRRMAQLAQNFFPRVRDEAALPQKGEVNGVL, from the exons ATGCCCTGGTTGCCCCGCGCCGCGCTCCTTTGGGacctggtcctgggctttttgGGCACCGCCGCCTTCCTGGTCGACCTGGGCGCCGACCTCTGGGCCGCCGGCCAGTATGTGCTCAGCGGCCGCTACCTGTGGGCCGCGCTGGTGCTGGCGCTGCTGGGCCTCGCGTCTGTGGCGCTGCAGCTCTTCAGCTGGGTCTGGTTGCGCGCCGACCCCGTCGGCTTGCACGCGTCCCAGCCCCCAGGCCGCTGCCTGGCACTGCTGCATCTCTTGCAGCTGGGCTACCTGTACAG GTGCGTGCAGGGGCTGCAGCAGGGGCTGCTGGTGTGGCAGCAGGAGGCGCCCTCTGACTTTGACCTGGCTTATGCCGACTTCCTGACTCTGGACATCAGCATGCTGCGGCTCTTTGAGACCTTCTTGGAGACGACTCCACAGCTCATGCTGGTGCTGGCCATTGTGTTGCAGAGCGGCGGGGCCGAGTCCTACCAGT GGGTCGGCATCTGCACATCCTTCGTGGGTATCTCGTGGGCTCTGCTTGACTACCACCGGGCCTTGcgcacctgcctcccctccaagCCGCCCCTGGGGCCGGGCTCCTCTGTGGTCTACTTCCTGTGGAACCTGCTGCTGCTGTGGCCCCGAGTCTTCGTCGTGGCCCTCTTCTCAGCTCTCTTCCCCCACTATGTGGCCCTGCACTTCTTGGGCCTGTGGCTGGTGCTGCTCTTCTGGGTCTGGCTTCAGGGCACGGACTTCATGCCAGATTCCTGCTCCGAGTGGCTGTACCGGGCAACCGTGGCCaccattctttatttctcctggTTCAACGTGGCCGAGGGCCGTACCCGAGGCCGCGCCGCCATCCACCTGGTGTTCCTCCTGAGTGACAGTGTTCTCATGGCGGTCACCTGGCTGACTCACATCGCCTGGCTGCCCAGTGGGATCCCACTGCAGACGTTGCTGCCTGTGGGCGGCGTCTGCGTCCTCCTGGGCCTGGCTCTGCGGCTTGTCTACTACCGCTGGCTGCACCCTAGCTGCCGCTGGGAGCCTGACCGCGTGGATGGGACCCGAGGCCTCGGCTCCCTCGAGTGGCGTCAGCTGCCTCAGAACAGGCGCATGGCCCAGTTGGCTCAGAACTTTTTCCCCAGGGTTAGGGATGAGGCTGCTTTGCCACAGAAGGGAGAGGTGAACGGGGTCCTTTGA